One genomic region from Leptolyngbyaceae cyanobacterium JSC-12 encodes:
- a CDS encoding AAA+ family ATPase (IMG reference gene:2510096411~PFAM: ATPase family associated with various cellular activities (AAA)) has translation MTMTLLDRIHCFQTLLLSFHPVIVIETVEEERVQTLLKEAVHQMKIALFEWSITRGLYRSPGNENRWTDECASAAGIQKPAALERTVDPVDVLETIQEVSLRAVFWLKDFAKHLSDPVVQRQFREVAQQFSHNRSALVVSGSSISLPPEIAHDAVYFDLKLPGRDELQQVVSEVVRSLSAKNRIQVQIQAHEMQSLVFALRGMTLKQARQVVAYAALDDGKLTINDVERILHRKAQIIREESMLEYLPTNGNTPELGGFAGLKHWLSRARLGFSSQAQALSLTPPKGILIVGIQGCGKSMAAKAIAHDWKLPLLKLDAGKLYDKYVGESEKNFREAIKLAESMAPCVLWIDEIEKSLGASDSEADGGLSRRMFGSFLTWMQEKSQEVFVVATANDISKIPPELLRKGRFDEIFFVDLPDAQEREVILQIHLTQRKQLLQAFDLPVLVAATAGYSGAEIEQAVITALYHALYLKQPLTTELLLDAIHSTVPLSISRREDLEVLRAIAKERFVSAK, from the coding sequence ATGACCATGACACTTCTAGATCGCATTCATTGTTTTCAAACTCTACTATTGTCATTTCATCCTGTAATTGTGATTGAAACCGTGGAAGAAGAGCGGGTTCAAACCTTGCTCAAAGAAGCGGTGCACCAAATGAAAATTGCTCTGTTTGAATGGAGCATCACACGTGGACTGTACCGTTCTCCTGGAAATGAGAATCGCTGGACGGATGAGTGTGCTAGTGCTGCTGGAATTCAGAAGCCTGCTGCCCTGGAACGCACGGTTGATCCAGTAGATGTGTTGGAGACTATTCAGGAGGTCTCGTTACGAGCTGTCTTTTGGCTGAAAGATTTTGCTAAACATTTGAGCGATCCAGTGGTGCAGAGACAGTTTCGGGAAGTAGCGCAACAGTTTTCTCATAATCGTTCTGCTCTGGTAGTGAGCGGTAGTAGCATATCCTTACCGCCGGAAATTGCCCATGATGCGGTGTATTTTGATCTGAAATTGCCAGGACGAGATGAGTTGCAACAGGTTGTTTCAGAGGTGGTGCGATCGCTTTCTGCCAAAAACCGCATTCAAGTACAAATTCAAGCTCATGAGATGCAATCTCTGGTGTTTGCCCTGCGCGGCATGACGCTGAAGCAAGCCCGTCAAGTGGTCGCCTACGCTGCTCTGGATGATGGCAAACTCACGATTAACGATGTGGAGCGTATTCTGCATCGAAAGGCGCAGATTATTCGGGAAGAAAGCATGTTAGAGTACTTGCCTACCAATGGCAACACTCCTGAATTGGGCGGATTTGCTGGGCTCAAACACTGGTTATCACGGGCACGACTTGGCTTTAGCTCCCAGGCGCAGGCATTGAGCTTGACTCCGCCCAAAGGTATTTTAATTGTGGGTATTCAGGGTTGCGGTAAATCGATGGCGGCAAAAGCGATCGCCCATGACTGGAAATTGCCCCTGCTGAAACTGGATGCCGGAAAACTGTACGACAAATATGTAGGCGAATCGGAAAAGAACTTCCGGGAAGCCATTAAATTGGCGGAATCAATGGCTCCCTGCGTCTTGTGGATCGATGAAATTGAGAAAAGCCTGGGTGCAAGTGATAGCGAAGCGGATGGCGGATTGAGTCGGCGGATGTTTGGATCGTTTCTCACTTGGATGCAAGAAAAGTCACAGGAGGTGTTTGTCGTTGCGACTGCTAATGATATTTCCAAAATTCCACCAGAACTGCTGCGAAAGGGACGGTTTGATGAAATTTTCTTTGTCGATTTACCCGATGCCCAAGAGCGAGAAGTCATTCTGCAAATCCATTTGACCCAGCGCAAACAACTCCTGCAAGCCTTTGATCTCCCTGTTCTAGTTGCTGCAACTGCTGGCTACAGCGGTGCTGAAATTGAACAAGCCGTGATCACCGCGCTCTATCATGCCCTTTACCTAAAACAACCACTGACCACTGAATTGCTGCTGGACGCTATCCACTCCACCGTGCCATTATCGATTTCTCGGCGGGAAGACCTGGAAGTGCTACGGGCGATCGCTAAAGAACGGTTCGTCAGCGCTAAATAG